One Sphingobacteriales bacterium DNA segment encodes these proteins:
- the def gene encoding peptide deformylase, which produces MILPIVAYGHPALRKVCTDIKPDFPNLQPFIADLFETMYNAHGVGLASPQVGFTIRIFIVDTLQLFDKKNEDDEERNERLSPDEAIRKVFINAKITNTQGQPWAYSEGCLSIPTINENVTRPEQLTIQYYDENFNFHEETYTGFNARVIFHEYDHIEGKLFTDFISPFRKQIIKKKLDRISRGDVPTPYRMKYNQTR; this is translated from the coding sequence ATGATTTTACCTATTGTGGCGTATGGCCACCCTGCCTTGCGCAAAGTTTGTACCGATATTAAACCCGATTTCCCGAATTTACAACCATTTATAGCCGACCTGTTTGAAACCATGTACAACGCACACGGCGTTGGTTTGGCCTCGCCACAAGTTGGCTTTACCATCCGGATTTTTATTGTTGACACCTTACAACTTTTCGATAAAAAAAACGAAGACGACGAAGAGCGAAACGAACGCCTAAGCCCCGACGAAGCCATCAGAAAAGTATTTATTAATGCCAAAATAACAAATACGCAAGGCCAACCTTGGGCTTATAGCGAGGGCTGCCTTAGTATTCCAACCATCAACGAAAACGTAACCCGCCCCGAGCAATTAACCATCCAATACTACGATGAAAACTTTAATTTTCATGAAGAGACCTATACAGGCTTTAATGCGCGTGTAATCTTTCATGAGTACGACCATATTGAAGGAAAACTTTTTACCGATTTTATTTCGCCTTTCAGAAAACAAATAATTAAGAAAAAATTAGACCGCATTTCGCGCGGAGACGTTCCAACACCTTACCGGATGAAGTACAACCAAACCCGTTAG
- the rplS gene encoding 50S ribosomal protein L19, whose translation MSDMIQTLTAELVPAVSHPNFKSGDNVTVYYKIREGSKERIQMFRGNVIQISGGENNPNRTFTVRKVSDGIGVERVFPLNSPSIDKIEVNKFGKVRRARLFYLREQFGKSARIKERRIAKHAN comes from the coding sequence ATGTCTGACATGATTCAAACCTTAACCGCTGAGTTAGTTCCAGCCGTTTCTCACCCAAATTTTAAATCGGGCGACAATGTAACTGTTTACTACAAAATCCGCGAGGGAAGCAAAGAGCGCATACAAATGTTTCGCGGCAACGTTATACAAATAAGTGGCGGCGAAAACAATCCAAATCGCACTTTTACCGTACGCAAAGTTTCGGATGGCATAGGTGTTGAGCGGGTGTTTCCACTAAACTCGCCCTCTATTGATAAAATTGAAGTAAACAAATTTGGTAAAGTGCGCCGCGCACGTTTGTTTTACCTGCGCGAACAATTTGGCAAATCAGCTCGTATTAAAGAAAGACGTATTGCCAAACACGCAAATTAA
- a CDS encoding DUF853 family protein yields MSQQDIISNFQAQIAAGYQFSGAYINMGIALLNGQVVPNSIIKAPLKNFNRHGLIAGATGTGKTKTLQLIAEGLSANGVAVLCMDIKGDLSGIAQPGSPNPKIADRHQKIGIEWQSTQYPVELLTLSNQKGTRLRATLLEFGPVLFSKILDLNETQTSVVAVIFKYCDDNNLPLLDLNDFKKVLQFATNEGKDEFTNLYGNIAITSSGSILRKIVEIEQQSADLFLGEPSFDVKDLLRRDESGKGYISIVRLTDIQDRPKLFSTFMLSLLSEIYQTFPEAGDLPKPKLVIFIDEAHLVFNEASQALLDQIETIVKLIRSKGVGLFFCTQNPQDVPNAVLGQLGMKVQHALRAFTAKDRKDIKLTAENYPLSDFYDTDEVITNLGIGEALFTALDDKGRPTPLAAVLMCAPASRMDVLTENEIDDLVCASEIAADYNKDIDRESAYEILSKRIAQGQEVNEEEETSNSSKTEKDEPGWFEKLTKNTMVRQVGRTVGRELTRGLLGVLGIGGRKTTSSKKRSSWF; encoded by the coding sequence ATGTCGCAACAAGATATTATCAGCAATTTTCAAGCCCAAATAGCTGCTGGCTATCAGTTTTCGGGAGCCTATATTAATATGGGTATTGCCCTGTTAAATGGTCAGGTTGTGCCAAACAGTATCATTAAAGCCCCGCTTAAAAATTTTAATCGGCACGGCTTAATTGCGGGTGCTACCGGCACCGGAAAAACCAAAACCTTGCAACTAATTGCCGAAGGACTGTCGGCAAACGGCGTAGCCGTACTTTGCATGGATATTAAAGGTGACCTAAGCGGTATAGCCCAGCCCGGATCCCCTAACCCCAAAATTGCCGACCGCCACCAAAAAATAGGTATCGAGTGGCAATCCACACAATATCCGGTTGAGTTATTAACTTTGTCGAACCAAAAAGGCACCCGCCTGCGCGCTACACTGTTGGAATTTGGACCTGTTCTGTTTTCAAAAATTCTTGATTTAAACGAAACACAAACCAGCGTTGTAGCTGTTATTTTTAAATATTGCGACGACAATAACCTGCCGCTGCTTGACCTTAACGACTTTAAAAAAGTATTGCAGTTTGCCACCAACGAAGGCAAAGACGAATTTACAAATTTATATGGCAATATCGCCATAACCTCGTCGGGGTCTATATTGCGCAAAATTGTAGAAATTGAACAACAAAGCGCCGACCTGTTTTTAGGAGAACCCTCATTTGACGTAAAAGACTTGTTGCGCCGCGATGAATCCGGAAAAGGTTATATTTCTATAGTCCGTTTAACCGATATTCAAGACCGCCCCAAACTTTTCTCGACTTTTATGCTCAGTTTATTATCTGAAATTTACCAAACTTTTCCGGAAGCCGGCGACCTGCCCAAACCAAAATTGGTAATTTTTATTGACGAAGCACATTTGGTATTTAACGAAGCATCGCAGGCATTATTAGACCAAATTGAAACGATAGTAAAACTGATACGCTCAAAAGGGGTTGGCTTGTTTTTTTGTACCCAAAACCCACAAGATGTGCCTAATGCCGTGCTTGGGCAATTAGGTATGAAAGTGCAACATGCCTTGCGCGCTTTTACCGCCAAAGACCGCAAAGATATTAAACTTACCGCCGAAAACTACCCTCTATCTGATTTTTATGATACCGACGAGGTAATTACGAATCTGGGTATTGGAGAAGCCCTTTTTACTGCCTTAGACGACAAAGGCCGACCCACCCCCTTAGCCGCCGTGTTAATGTGCGCCCCGGCCAGCCGGATGGATGTATTGACCGAAAACGAAATTGACGATTTGGTGTGCGCCTCAGAAATTGCAGCCGATTACAACAAAGACATTGACCGCGAAAGTGCTTACGAAATTTTAAGTAAACGCATTGCACAAGGTCAAGAGGTTAATGAAGAAGAGGAAACCTCAAATAGTAGTAAAACCGAGAAAGACGAACCCGGATGGTTTGAAAAACTAACCAAAAATACCATGGTAAGGCAGGTTGGCCGCACTGTTGGCCGCGAACTTACCCGCGGATTGCTGGGGGTATTGGGCATTGGTGGCCGCAAAACCACCTCAAGCAAAAAACGAAGCAGTTGGTTTTAA
- the smc gene encoding chromosome segregation protein SMC: protein MRLKTLEIKGFKSFADQTVIHFNDALTGIVGPNGCGKSNTVDAIRWVLGEQRSKALRLEKMDNIIFNGTKKRKSSGRAEVALTFENTRNLLPTEFSNVTVSRILYRTGESEYRLNDVKCRLKDIYNLFMDTGISSDSYAIIELKMIDELLNDNDDSRRRLFEQAAGISKYKIRKKETLSKLESTDADLQRVEDLLHEIETNLKTLERQAKRTEKYYQLKEDYKTTSIALTLYQLADFKQVHQTNDANLKQENDRKIAIEAQMATLEAQIEEQKNTALTHEQELALIQKQLNDHLQIVNKAENDKSLLTQNTRFLREKREQLTRQIETTNTLRQNLQKEVDILHHDQTGETAILEKTTQLLNELKAIANTKRTALEPLRNQLNRLQAVLRDTERQIFDTEKQIAVKTSQKETYSTEINTNRIKFQSQQSELDDFIAQRNKTQNELTHASEILQAELAEETTIQQAISIAQQQIDQIANALNHEQRQLDAKRNEYKLTKSLVESLEGFPDSIVYLQKNKNWQPAPLLLDTFSCPDQYKAALENVLKPWLNYYVVNDINEAMQAIKLLDTAQKGKAGFFVLNHANNTAAKQNPDKKQHEKPHPEAIYALDLVQTADQYLPLFTQLLNNVFIVSNTAAFEQLSPKNQTIVTPDGRLIAQGTSILGGSAGAYEGKRIGKARHLEQLNKEITKLETTATALTTQRQQQQTNLTALNTNLKNKQQLVQHHRTEANKLQNLLGQFNFRIENANLFLQESETKQQALKIRIAETGAEISQLQETLQDLVYDKGTHISGLAALQTNFSQAETEATEASADYNQQNIEFHKQQNRLNSITQNLQFKTQQLAELKQQLTTATSDTTTTANQLLADEQQLSQYDASLANLYQQKNTLENQVTKAETAYFDLRGNIAELEKTERELQKRKEQSEVLINAQKDRSNELRIKLLSLKERLSLAFKVNLDDLLEQEPNLDLDRTTLEEEVSKQAKRIENYGEINPLAIEAYNEIKERYDFIVTQRDDLLAAKNSLLATIKEIEDTATEKFMAAFNAVRQNFQYVFRSLFTHEDQCDLTLLEPNNPLDSPIEIMAKPKGKRPQSINQLSGGEKSLTALALVFSLYLLKPAPFCILDEVDAPLDDNNVGKFTKIIREFADKSQFIIVTHNKNTMASVDIIYGVTMQEEGVSKVVAVDFRELAA, encoded by the coding sequence GTGCGATTAAAAACCCTCGAAATTAAAGGCTTCAAAAGCTTTGCCGACCAAACTGTTATTCATTTTAACGACGCCCTAACCGGCATTGTAGGCCCTAATGGCTGCGGTAAATCAAATACCGTTGATGCCATTCGTTGGGTACTTGGCGAGCAACGCAGCAAGGCTCTGCGCCTTGAAAAAATGGATAATATTATTTTTAATGGCACTAAAAAACGAAAATCGTCGGGGCGGGCCGAAGTAGCGCTAACCTTCGAAAATACCCGCAACCTGCTGCCAACCGAGTTTAGCAATGTTACCGTTAGCCGTATTTTATACCGAACCGGAGAAAGTGAGTACCGATTAAATGACGTCAAATGCCGACTGAAAGACATCTATAACTTATTTATGGATACCGGAATTAGTAGCGACTCATATGCTATTATTGAGCTTAAAATGATTGATGAATTGCTTAATGATAACGACGACTCGCGCCGCCGCCTTTTTGAACAAGCCGCCGGCATTAGCAAATACAAAATCCGGAAAAAAGAAACCTTATCGAAATTAGAAAGTACCGATGCCGACCTTCAGCGCGTAGAAGACCTGCTACACGAAATAGAAACCAACCTCAAAACCTTAGAACGCCAAGCCAAACGAACCGAAAAATATTATCAGCTAAAAGAAGATTACAAAACAACAAGTATTGCCCTAACTTTATACCAATTAGCCGATTTTAAACAGGTGCATCAAACAAACGATGCCAATTTAAAACAAGAAAACGACCGAAAAATTGCCATCGAAGCCCAAATGGCTACCCTTGAAGCCCAAATTGAAGAACAAAAAAATACTGCACTTACACACGAACAAGAACTGGCACTAATACAAAAACAACTTAACGACCATTTGCAAATTGTTAACAAAGCCGAAAACGATAAAAGTTTACTAACGCAAAATACCCGTTTTCTGCGCGAAAAACGCGAGCAATTAACCCGGCAAATTGAAACAACAAATACGTTGAGGCAAAACCTTCAAAAAGAAGTGGATATTTTGCACCACGACCAAACCGGTGAAACAGCTATTTTAGAAAAAACAACCCAATTGCTAAACGAGCTTAAAGCCATTGCCAATACAAAACGCACCGCACTTGAGCCACTTCGAAACCAGCTAAACCGATTGCAGGCAGTACTGCGCGATACCGAACGCCAGATTTTTGACACCGAAAAGCAAATTGCCGTTAAAACTTCTCAAAAAGAGACCTATTCGACAGAAATAAATACAAACCGGATTAAATTTCAATCGCAACAAAGCGAATTAGACGATTTTATTGCCCAACGCAACAAAACACAAAACGAATTAACCCATGCCAGCGAAATATTGCAAGCCGAACTTGCTGAAGAAACAACCATACAGCAGGCAATTAGCATAGCACAACAGCAAATTGACCAAATTGCCAATGCGCTTAACCACGAACAACGACAACTTGATGCCAAACGAAACGAGTATAAACTAACTAAAAGTTTGGTCGAAAGTTTAGAAGGTTTTCCGGACTCGATAGTGTATTTGCAAAAAAATAAAAACTGGCAACCCGCACCATTATTGCTCGACACTTTCTCGTGCCCCGACCAATATAAGGCAGCCCTCGAAAATGTGCTGAAACCCTGGTTAAACTACTATGTGGTAAACGATATTAACGAGGCGATGCAGGCTATTAAACTGTTAGATACCGCCCAAAAAGGCAAAGCTGGATTTTTTGTTTTGAATCATGCCAACAATACTGCAGCAAAACAAAATCCGGATAAAAAACAACATGAAAAACCACATCCCGAAGCCATTTATGCTTTAGACCTCGTGCAAACCGCCGACCAATACCTGCCTCTGTTTACACAATTATTAAACAATGTATTTATTGTAAGCAATACCGCCGCATTTGAGCAATTAAGTCCTAAAAATCAAACGATAGTAACCCCAGACGGAAGGCTGATAGCACAAGGAACGAGTATATTGGGTGGCTCGGCAGGTGCTTACGAGGGCAAACGTATAGGCAAAGCCCGGCACCTTGAGCAATTAAACAAAGAAATTACAAAACTTGAAACAACAGCTACCGCCCTAACCACCCAACGCCAGCAGCAACAAACCAACCTGACAGCTTTAAACACAAACCTTAAAAATAAACAGCAACTCGTTCAGCACCATAGAACCGAAGCCAACAAACTGCAAAATTTATTGGGGCAATTTAATTTTAGAATTGAGAATGCCAACTTATTTTTACAAGAAAGCGAAACAAAACAACAAGCATTAAAAATCCGGATAGCAGAAACTGGTGCCGAAATTTCCCAGCTACAAGAAACCTTGCAGGATTTGGTGTACGATAAAGGAACACATATATCCGGATTAGCCGCGCTACAAACAAATTTTTCGCAGGCCGAAACAGAAGCAACGGAGGCCTCGGCAGACTATAACCAACAAAATATTGAGTTTCATAAACAGCAAAACCGTTTAAATAGTATTACACAAAACCTGCAATTTAAAACCCAACAACTCGCCGAACTTAAACAGCAATTAACAACCGCAACCAGCGACACCACAACAACTGCCAACCAACTACTTGCCGACGAACAACAACTTAGCCAATATGATGCATCTTTGGCAAACCTTTACCAACAAAAAAATACACTTGAAAACCAAGTAACAAAAGCCGAAACAGCTTATTTTGATCTGCGAGGCAATATAGCAGAATTAGAAAAAACTGAACGCGAACTTCAAAAACGCAAAGAGCAAAGCGAAGTTTTAATAAACGCCCAAAAAGACCGCTCGAACGAGTTGCGAATTAAATTATTGTCGTTAAAAGAACGGTTGAGCCTTGCCTTCAAAGTTAATTTAGACGATTTATTAGAGCAAGAGCCGAACTTAGACTTAGACCGCACTACCCTTGAAGAAGAAGTTAGCAAACAAGCCAAACGCATTGAAAACTACGGCGAAATTAACCCCTTAGCCATCGAGGCTTATAACGAAATTAAAGAAAGATATGATTTTATAGTTACGCAGCGCGATGATTTATTGGCAGCAAAAAACTCGTTGCTGGCAACTATTAAAGAGATAGAAGATACCGCAACCGAAAAATTTATGGCCGCCTTTAACGCAGTTAGGCAAAATTTTCAATATGTTTTCAGGTCGTTGTTTACCCACGAAGACCAATGTGACCTAACCTTACTTGAGCCTAATAACCCCTTAGACTCGCCTATTGAAATAATGGCAAAACCTAAAGGCAAGCGACCACAAAGCATCAACCAACTTTCGGGGGGCGAAAAATCATTGACAGCTTTGGCCTTGGTATTTTCGTTGTATTTGTTAAAACCTGCGCCTTTTTGTATATTAGATGAGGTAGATGCCCCCTTAGATGATAATAATGTAGGCAAATTTACTAAAATTATACGCGAATTTGCCGACAAATCGCAGTTTATTATTGTAACACATAATAAAAACACTATGGCAAGTGTTGATATTATTTACGGTGTTACGATGCAAGAAGAAGGCGTTAGCAAAGTGGTAGCCGTTGATTTTAGAGAGTTGGCAGCTTAA
- the ruvX gene encoding Holliday junction resolvase RuvX yields MSRIMGIDFGTKRVGIAVTDPLQIIATGLTTINTNDALPFIKQYIATEPVTCIVIGQPTNLDGTPTHATHPANLFAQALAKAFPDIKIVREEEHYTSKNAMRVLVQSGVKKKQRRNKALLDEVSAVLILQTYLGHI; encoded by the coding sequence ATGTCAAGGATAATGGGAATAGATTTTGGTACAAAACGAGTGGGTATTGCCGTTACCGACCCGCTTCAAATTATTGCCACCGGGCTTACAACCATTAACACTAATGATGCGTTGCCCTTTATTAAACAATATATAGCAACCGAGCCGGTTACGTGCATTGTCATTGGGCAACCTACTAATTTAGACGGCACACCCACCCATGCTACGCATCCGGCCAATTTGTTTGCCCAAGCCTTGGCTAAGGCCTTCCCCGATATAAAAATTGTTCGCGAAGAGGAGCATTACACTTCCAAAAATGCCATGCGGGTATTGGTTCAAAGCGGTGTTAAAAAAAAACAACGCCGCAACAAAGCCTTGTTAGACGAAGTTAGCGCAGTACTAATTTTACAAACCTATTTGGGGCATATTTAA
- the hemC gene encoding hydroxymethylbilane synthase, whose translation MQTSTIVIGTRSSELALWQAHYTRDILLENGFEVQLKIIKTKGDELLNLNFNKINNKGIFTDEIEQALLSKSIDLAVHLYEDLPITPTSGLLIAGCSERENPADWLIIRKTAVDRFSELRLKHKAVVGAVSARQIAQFAALRPDVILKNISGNITARLSRLNNDCDAVLLEATGLNHLNLSKILSNFEIVELKPHQLVPAPAQGVFAWQIREDDIEMEKIVRQHLNNFKTEIVTLAERHLLRKLDGDNKKPIGIYINNDFLSDYHLWASVADSQADFPFQIKITNPDPEKLLLHAVATLKNPAQQTIFISRDININKDEGYFARAAKAFRHTVYAQSLIDFLPLPYQLPDAPFDWLFFSNVQDVQYFFAQEPNISGKKIGVVGLGTLRALWRAGFEADFVGNEAPPEQIALSFTNCVNDDGTVLFPQAINSIETLPQLIATTIKVLPLPVYSIIKKTNLVLIPKHQIAILTTPLNAQVYCQNYDICAPNKVITIDETTAHALQEIGFTNAIVAAYPDEISLVNLCYL comes from the coding sequence ATGCAAACATCTACTATTGTAATTGGTACACGAAGTAGTGAGTTGGCATTATGGCAGGCGCATTACACCCGCGACATATTGCTTGAAAATGGTTTCGAGGTGCAACTAAAAATTATTAAAACCAAGGGCGATGAACTGCTTAACTTGAATTTTAATAAAATAAACAACAAAGGGATTTTTACCGATGAAATTGAACAGGCCTTACTAAGCAAAAGTATTGATTTGGCGGTGCACCTGTACGAGGATTTGCCAATAACGCCTACCTCCGGTTTGTTAATTGCCGGATGCTCAGAAAGAGAAAACCCTGCTGATTGGCTTATTATCCGGAAAACTGCCGTAGATAGGTTTTCTGAACTTAGGCTGAAACACAAGGCAGTTGTCGGAGCAGTCTCGGCAAGGCAAATAGCGCAGTTTGCAGCCCTGCGCCCCGATGTGATTTTAAAAAATATTAGCGGAAATATAACAGCCCGTTTAAGTCGCCTAAATAACGATTGTGATGCCGTTTTGTTGGAGGCAACCGGACTAAATCACTTAAATTTAAGTAAAATTCTAAGTAATTTTGAAATTGTTGAATTAAAACCACATCAATTAGTGCCCGCACCTGCACAAGGAGTATTTGCCTGGCAAATTCGGGAAGACGATATTGAAATGGAAAAAATAGTGAGGCAGCACCTGAATAATTTTAAAACCGAAATTGTTACCCTCGCCGAACGCCATTTATTGCGTAAACTTGACGGCGACAATAAAAAACCTATTGGCATTTATATTAATAACGATTTTTTGAGCGATTATCACTTATGGGCTTCGGTGGCAGATAGCCAAGCAGATTTTCCTTTTCAAATAAAAATTACGAACCCCGACCCCGAGAAATTGCTTTTACATGCTGTGGCCACACTGAAAAACCCTGCACAACAAACTATTTTCATTAGCCGCGATATAAATATAAATAAAGATGAAGGGTATTTTGCCCGAGCAGCCAAAGCTTTTAGGCATACTGTTTACGCACAATCATTAATTGATTTCCTTCCATTGCCGTATCAACTTCCGGATGCACCCTTTGATTGGTTGTTTTTTTCGAATGTGCAGGATGTTCAATATTTTTTTGCCCAAGAACCCAATATTTCCGGAAAAAAAATAGGTGTTGTAGGCTTAGGAACGCTTAGGGCTTTATGGCGGGCAGGTTTTGAGGCCGATTTCGTAGGAAACGAAGCCCCGCCCGAACAAATTGCCTTGAGTTTTACAAACTGTGTCAATGATGATGGTACAGTTTTGTTTCCACAGGCAATTAATAGCATTGAAACGTTGCCCCAGCTTATTGCAACTACAATTAAGGTTTTGCCCTTGCCGGTATATAGTATAATTAAAAAAACCAATCTGGTTCTTATCCCTAAGCACCAAATTGCTATTTTAACCACCCCACTTAACGCGCAGGTATATTGCCAAAATTACGATATTTGTGCGCCGAATAAGGTTATAACTATTGACGAAACAACCGCACACGCCTTACAAGAAATTGGTTTTACTAATGCCATTGTTGCGGCTTATCCGGATGAAATAAGTTTAGTAAATTTGTGTTATTTGTAA